A stretch of the Actinomyces qiguomingii genome encodes the following:
- the murI gene encoding glutamate racemase, whose protein sequence is MFDSGVGGLTVARAVLDQLPGERLLYIGDTANTPYGPRPVQEVRRLALNVMDELVDSGVKMLVIACNTASAAVVHEARNRYTRGKGVPVVEVIHPAARAAARVTRNRRIGLIATQGTVDSNAYADALAAVPGINLFSQPCPRFVELAESGTTTGPQVMATAEESLAPVKAAGVDTLILGCTHYPLLAGPISYVMGEDVTLVTSSQETAKDVYRELARRDLLRAPGAAAPSHEFRSTGDPDSFSVLARRFLGPEVGRVHRVEPGTAVAEVHPAAPSAEETGIPAPAASTPAPAPIPDSSEVPS, encoded by the coding sequence ATGTTCGACTCCGGCGTCGGCGGCTTGACCGTGGCACGTGCGGTCCTCGACCAGCTGCCGGGGGAGCGGTTGCTCTACATCGGTGACACCGCCAACACCCCTTATGGGCCTCGCCCGGTGCAGGAGGTGCGCCGTCTGGCCCTGAATGTCATGGATGAGCTGGTCGACTCTGGCGTCAAGATGCTGGTAATCGCCTGCAACACGGCCTCAGCGGCGGTTGTGCACGAAGCCCGCAACCGCTACACCCGCGGCAAGGGAGTGCCCGTGGTGGAGGTCATTCACCCGGCGGCCCGTGCCGCCGCCCGCGTCACCCGTAACAGACGTATAGGACTGATCGCCACCCAGGGCACGGTCGACTCCAACGCCTACGCCGACGCCTTGGCCGCCGTACCCGGCATCAACCTGTTCTCCCAGCCCTGCCCACGATTCGTCGAACTGGCTGAGAGTGGTACTACTACCGGCCCACAGGTCATGGCCACCGCCGAGGAAAGTCTGGCGCCCGTCAAGGCGGCCGGCGTCGACACCCTCATCCTGGGCTGCACCCACTACCCGCTATTGGCCGGCCCCATCTCATACGTTATGGGAGAGGACGTGACCCTGGTGACCTCCAGTCAGGAGACCGCCAAGGACGTCTACCGCGAACTTGCCCGTAGAGACCTGTTACGTGCCCCCGGGGCAGCGGCGCCCAGCCACGAATTCCGCTCCACCGGGGACCCGGATTCCTTCTCGGTGCTGGCCCGCCGCTTCCTGGGCCCGGAAGTCGGTCGCGTACACCGGGTCGAGCCGGGAACCGCCGTCGCCGAGGTGCATCCGGCAGCCCCTTCGGCAGAAGAGACGGGGATCCCGGCCCCCGCCGCCAGTACGCCGGCCCCCGCCCCCATCCCCGATTCGAGCGAGGTCCCTTCATGA